Proteins encoded in a region of the Paenibacillus pedocola genome:
- a CDS encoding YitT family protein, giving the protein MRNHNSGTNLPLRLTVILSGTLLLAFTYYHINYQNHLTEGGFVGLALLGKYVLGISPSLSTLLLDIPVLLIAVIFKGKSFVVNTFISVGAFTLFYGLMERYSGWVINLQDNLPLAALLSGVLTGLGAGLVLRGGGASGGDDILSLLISEWKGIKVGTVFILMDVIVLALSLFYMPVKETLYTVMAVVVAGYVITFTTSFGRAKLNKVPKLQPKLGKPHDGTVM; this is encoded by the coding sequence ATGAGGAATCACAACAGTGGCACAAATTTGCCGCTAAGACTCACCGTTATTTTGTCCGGAACTTTGCTATTAGCGTTTACTTATTATCACATTAATTATCAGAATCATTTGACCGAGGGCGGGTTTGTCGGCCTGGCACTGCTCGGCAAATACGTATTAGGAATTTCGCCTTCATTATCTACACTACTCTTAGACATTCCAGTACTTCTAATCGCAGTGATATTCAAAGGAAAGTCGTTCGTGGTCAACACCTTCATCTCCGTAGGAGCCTTCACGCTGTTCTATGGACTGATGGAACGCTATTCCGGATGGGTGATCAACTTGCAGGATAACTTGCCGCTTGCGGCGTTGTTGTCCGGTGTACTGACAGGTCTAGGAGCGGGATTGGTCCTGCGCGGCGGCGGGGCGAGCGGCGGTGATGATATCTTATCGCTGCTGATCAGTGAATGGAAAGGAATTAAGGTAGGTACTGTATTCATCCTGATGGATGTAATTGTTCTGGCCTTGTCTCTTTTCTACATGCCGGTTAAGGAGACGCTGTATACGGTGATGGCCGTAGTTGTTGCCGGTTATGTAATCACCTTTACCACTTCTTTCGGCAGAGCGA
- a CDS encoding Crp/Fnr family transcriptional regulator, with protein MILHKGEALFRQGDSCDYLYRVKSGLFKVTRLHENGNMVLFNLLYPGETVPHHSLISPKEAHGTAVAMMKSEVEVIPAAEWYRELRENSGKVMEIALLLQEKVRFMQTRVDHLTVGSPAERMDLLTRWMNEYAHGAQLTDLLTQEEIGQLIGVRRETVNRLLRNQE; from the coding sequence ATGATTCTGCACAAAGGGGAAGCCTTGTTCCGCCAGGGTGACAGCTGCGATTATCTGTATCGGGTGAAAAGCGGGCTGTTTAAAGTAACAAGGCTGCATGAGAACGGGAATATGGTGCTGTTTAACCTTCTGTATCCCGGCGAGACCGTTCCCCACCATTCCCTCATTTCGCCAAAGGAGGCGCATGGAACAGCTGTCGCGATGATGAAAAGCGAGGTTGAAGTCATTCCGGCTGCGGAATGGTACCGCGAGCTGCGTGAGAATTCGGGGAAAGTAATGGAGATTGCACTTCTGCTCCAGGAAAAGGTGCGTTTTATGCAGACGCGGGTGGATCATCTTACGGTTGGATCGCCGGCCGAGCGGATGGACCTGCTGACCCGCTGGATGAATGAATATGCGCATGGCGCACAGCTGACAGATCTGTTAACACAGGAAGAAATTGGACAATTGATCGGCGTCCGGCGTGAGACGGTCAACCGTTTGCTGCGTAATCAGGAATAA
- a CDS encoding PTS fructose transporter subunit IIABC produces the protein MRITDLMIKDTMIMNLQATTKEAAIDELIASLAASGRINDTKLLKEKILAREAQSSTGIGGGIAMPHAKTKAVNEATVVFAKSSTGVDFASLDEEPAKLFFMIAVPDGAGNMHLRTLASLSRMLIESEFIEALMNAGTPDEVAALFDAKQAEQEASEQANAPSEAAKPAPARIITGNPASSSFVVAVTACPTGIAHTFMAEDALKKKALEMGVNIRVETNGSEGAQNVLTDDEIRRASGVIIAADKNVEMARFNGKPVLQRPVSDGIRKPEELISKAVKGDAPIYRSEGRGNDEASAVKSGSIGSKIYKDLMNGISHMLPFVVGGGILLAISFLIEQVASVDNPLVKLLQTIGGGDGAFHFLIPILAGFIAMSIGDRPALMPGMVGGLMALNSNAGFLGGLAAGFLAGYVVIGLRKAFAGLPRTLDGLKPILLYPVFSLLITGAVMFYLFDPVFSWLNEGLIDALNNLGTGNMVVLGIILGGMMAIDMGGPFNKAAYTFAIGVFTSSGNTNGLMMAAVMAGGMVPPLAIALATTLFKNKFTETERKSGLTNYVLGLSFITEGAIPFAAADPLRVLTTCIIGSAVAGGLTQLWDINVPAPHGGIFVAALSSNALLFLLAVLIGSVISGLALGLWKKPLQAKQ, from the coding sequence ATGAGAATTACAGACCTGATGATAAAAGATACAATGATCATGAACCTGCAGGCCACAACGAAGGAAGCGGCGATTGATGAACTGATCGCCAGTCTTGCAGCCAGCGGACGGATCAATGACACGAAGCTGTTAAAAGAAAAGATTCTGGCACGTGAAGCCCAGTCCAGCACGGGGATCGGCGGAGGGATTGCAATGCCTCATGCCAAGACAAAGGCGGTCAATGAAGCAACCGTAGTGTTCGCCAAGAGCAGCACGGGTGTCGATTTTGCTTCATTGGATGAAGAGCCGGCTAAGCTGTTCTTTATGATTGCTGTGCCGGACGGGGCCGGAAATATGCACTTGCGCACCTTGGCTTCATTGTCCAGGATGCTCATTGAAAGCGAATTCATAGAGGCGCTCATGAATGCAGGTACACCGGATGAAGTTGCTGCCCTATTCGATGCCAAGCAGGCTGAGCAGGAAGCCAGCGAGCAGGCTAACGCGCCTTCAGAAGCTGCTAAACCGGCTCCTGCGCGGATCATTACCGGCAATCCCGCTTCTTCAAGCTTCGTTGTCGCTGTAACGGCTTGCCCTACCGGGATTGCCCACACCTTTATGGCTGAGGATGCCCTTAAGAAAAAAGCGCTGGAAATGGGCGTCAATATCCGTGTGGAGACCAACGGCTCCGAGGGTGCGCAGAATGTGCTGACTGACGATGAAATCCGCCGGGCCAGCGGCGTTATTATTGCCGCCGACAAGAATGTTGAGATGGCCCGTTTCAACGGTAAGCCGGTACTGCAAAGACCGGTCAGTGATGGTATCCGCAAGCCGGAAGAACTGATCAGTAAGGCTGTGAAGGGCGATGCTCCAATCTACCGCAGTGAAGGACGCGGCAATGACGAAGCTTCGGCTGTAAAGTCCGGCAGCATCGGAAGTAAAATTTACAAGGACCTGATGAACGGGATTTCGCATATGCTCCCGTTCGTAGTCGGCGGAGGTATTCTGCTGGCCATTTCCTTCCTGATCGAGCAGGTGGCCAGCGTTGACAATCCGCTGGTGAAGCTGCTGCAGACTATAGGCGGCGGAGACGGTGCCTTCCACTTCCTGATTCCGATTCTCGCCGGATTCATCGCGATGAGCATCGGCGACCGGCCGGCGCTTATGCCCGGGATGGTCGGCGGTCTCATGGCCCTGAACTCCAACGCCGGATTCCTCGGCGGACTTGCTGCAGGTTTCCTCGCCGGTTACGTGGTCATTGGCCTGCGCAAAGCCTTTGCCGGATTGCCGCGCACGCTTGACGGGCTGAAGCCGATTCTGCTCTATCCTGTATTCTCGCTGCTGATTACAGGCGCCGTAATGTTCTACCTGTTCGATCCGGTCTTCAGCTGGCTTAATGAAGGACTTATTGATGCCCTTAACAATCTGGGTACTGGCAACATGGTCGTCCTCGGAATCATTCTCGGCGGGATGATGGCCATTGATATGGGCGGGCCTTTCAATAAAGCAGCATACACCTTTGCCATTGGAGTATTTACCTCCAGCGGTAATACCAACGGACTGATGATGGCGGCAGTAATGGCGGGAGGGATGGTTCCTCCGCTGGCGATTGCACTGGCAACTACGCTGTTCAAGAATAAGTTCACGGAAACCGAACGCAAATCTGGTCTAACCAACTATGTGCTGGGCTTGTCGTTTATTACCGAAGGGGCTATTCCTTTTGCGGCAGCCGATCCGCTGCGTGTCCTAACCACTTGTATCATCGGTTCGGCTGTAGCCGGCGGACTCACCCAGCTGTGGGATATTAACGTTCCTGCACCGCACGGAGGGATCTTCGTCGCCGCTCTTTCCAGCAATGCGCTGCTGTTCCTGCTGGCTGTTCTGATCGGTTCCGTCATCTCCGGTCTGGCTCTTGGACTATGGAAGAAGCCGCTGCAGGCTAAACAATAA
- the pfkB gene encoding 1-phosphofructokinase, translating to MIYTVTLNPSIDYIVEVEDLRLGGLNRMTRDLKLPGGKGINVSRVLNQLKIRNTATGFLGGFTGQFIEDWLKEEGTSSDFVPACGDTRINIKLKSGEETEINGAGPDISMEEADALMNKLYNLKSGDIVIMSGSIPPSLGEDFYNKLIGVCKEQGADFVIDTTGQALKQALIHGPLLVKPNHHELAELFGVTISTRAEIITYGRKLLESGAQHVLVSMAGEGALFISEQGVFYANVPAGKVKNSVGAGDSMIAGFVGTLSKTGDVLEAFRTGVASGSATAFSDDLADGELIEQLRPQIQISQL from the coding sequence ATGATATATACAGTGACACTCAATCCTTCCATTGATTATATCGTGGAAGTTGAAGATTTGAGGCTCGGCGGCTTAAACCGTATGACACGTGATCTGAAACTGCCTGGAGGCAAAGGGATCAACGTATCGCGCGTGCTGAATCAGCTTAAAATCAGAAATACAGCGACCGGCTTCCTTGGCGGGTTCACCGGCCAGTTCATTGAGGACTGGCTGAAGGAAGAAGGCACTTCCAGCGATTTTGTTCCGGCCTGTGGTGACACCCGGATCAATATCAAGCTGAAATCCGGCGAAGAAACCGAGATCAACGGAGCCGGACCGGACATCAGTATGGAAGAAGCCGATGCACTGATGAACAAGCTTTATAATCTCAAGTCCGGAGATATCGTTATCATGTCCGGGAGCATCCCCCCGTCGCTTGGCGAAGACTTCTATAACAAGCTGATCGGAGTATGCAAGGAGCAGGGGGCGGATTTCGTCATCGATACGACGGGCCAGGCCTTGAAGCAGGCGCTTATACATGGTCCGCTGCTCGTCAAGCCGAATCATCATGAACTTGCCGAATTGTTTGGCGTGACTATCAGCACCAGAGCGGAAATTATTACTTACGGACGCAAGCTGCTGGAATCGGGTGCGCAGCATGTGCTTGTATCCATGGCAGGTGAAGGAGCGCTGTTCATTTCAGAGCAGGGGGTGTTTTATGCGAACGTACCGGCAGGCAAGGTGAAGAATTCTGTAGGCGCTGGGGATTCGATGATTGCCGGGTTCGTGGGTACGTTGTCCAAGACGGGGGATGTGCTGGAGGCATTCCGCACAGGTGTTGCATCGGGAAGTGCGACTGCATTCTCTGATGATTTGGCGGACGGGGAGCTTATTGAGCAGCTGCGGCCGCAGATTCAAATTTCACAGTTATAA
- a CDS encoding DeoR/GlpR family DNA-binding transcription regulator produces the protein MSKLSIVSIDDAWLAEYKPAHCIQGVMNVLFEEERKRSIVQFVEQQTRASVQELSQQLGVSESTVRRDLKELEEARLLKRTHGGAVSLQSVNFEAAFPDKEDRFQEEKLRMARKAVELIQEGDAILLDGGTTTLQIAKALKSFSNLKVITNSIMALNELKDCRNIEVSITGGMLRPDTMAFVGPMTERSLEMVRVDKAFLGTNGLDLHDGISTPNMLEAATKRKMIAVAKQAILLADHSKIGQVSFCKVADLQEIDHFILDSDTPDSFIRGLEALDVDFTIV, from the coding sequence ATGAGCAAATTATCTATAGTAAGCATAGATGATGCATGGCTGGCGGAATATAAGCCCGCGCACTGCATCCAAGGAGTGATGAATGTGCTGTTTGAAGAGGAAAGAAAACGCAGCATTGTGCAGTTCGTGGAGCAGCAGACGAGAGCATCCGTGCAGGAGCTCAGCCAGCAGCTTGGCGTCTCGGAATCGACGGTACGCAGGGATCTGAAGGAGCTGGAGGAGGCAAGGCTGCTTAAGCGGACACATGGCGGAGCGGTTTCGCTGCAGAGTGTCAACTTTGAGGCCGCATTTCCGGACAAGGAAGACCGGTTCCAGGAGGAGAAGCTGCGGATGGCCCGTAAGGCAGTGGAGCTGATTCAGGAAGGCGACGCGATCCTGCTGGACGGAGGAACGACGACCCTGCAGATTGCCAAAGCGCTGAAGAGCTTCTCCAATCTCAAGGTCATTACCAATTCGATTATGGCCCTGAACGAACTGAAGGATTGCCGGAATATCGAAGTGTCGATTACCGGTGGCATGCTGCGGCCGGATACAATGGCTTTCGTAGGCCCGATGACGGAACGGTCCCTGGAGATGGTTCGGGTGGATAAAGCATTTCTGGGTACGAACGGACTTGATCTGCACGACGGGATTTCCACCCCGAATATGCTGGAGGCAGCCACGAAGCGCAAAATGATTGCCGTTGCCAAGCAGGCCATTCTGCTGGCGGATCACAGCAAGATCGGGCAAGTCTCCTTTTGCAAAGTGGCTGACCTGCAGGAAATCGATCATTTCATCCTGGATTCGGACACGCCGGACAGCTTTATCCGCGGGCTCGAAGCGCTGGATGTAGACTTTACCATCGTCTGA
- a CDS encoding general stress protein, with protein MTTLVIGIFGHRSDAALAIESLRKSGIKAKQISAVTKQKNTLEIISHDTGIGKTESGNGNSGLFGTARELGVGLDMIEDTAVAAGPAARKLAGADLEGDGLTVSLISIGIPKKDAARYAEHAEQEHILVIVNVPEDQRKQVSELLEQHQTLPLESV; from the coding sequence ATGACTACACTGGTTATAGGCATATTCGGGCACAGAAGCGATGCTGCGCTTGCTATTGAGTCCTTGCGTAAAAGTGGAATTAAAGCGAAGCAAATCTCAGCCGTCACGAAACAGAAGAATACGCTGGAGATCATCAGCCATGATACCGGCATTGGAAAAACGGAGAGCGGAAATGGTAATTCGGGCTTGTTCGGAACCGCCAGGGAGCTTGGGGTTGGGCTGGACATGATCGAAGATACCGCTGTGGCTGCAGGACCGGCAGCGCGCAAGCTGGCAGGGGCAGACCTGGAAGGTGATGGTCTTACCGTCAGCCTGATCAGTATTGGAATCCCTAAGAAGGATGCTGCCAGGTATGCGGAACATGCTGAACAGGAGCATATTCTGGTTATCGTGAATGTTCCGGAGGATCAGCGCAAGCAGGTTAGTGAACTCTTGGAGCAGCATCAGACCCTTCCGCTGGAGTCCGTATAA
- a CDS encoding AI-2E family transporter — MLQSKYFRTCLSIIAFLTILYLGSKVFFLFNPVLAILNLLLVPMMLSGFMYYLLRPLVKFLEKHNLNRALSILLIYLVFIGLFVLFWILVWPTLREQFQNFIDNMPYLVQGIQDQLNKLQSNPTFSRFFKGDTDLSVRVSEYLSNGVTWVTNSMSNLIGVISSIVVIIATLPVILYYMLKDGHKLSPILQSLIPRKYRKEGQVILEDIDSALSGFIVTRVLLNVVLGIMLYIGFLIIGLPYSLLLAVISIPLNFIPYVGSLLAAVPVVIVGFIESPSMAIWSLVIIVIAQQIQDNVLSPIIYGKSLDVHPLTTVVLVLVGGDFFGIIGVLIALPVYMIAKIIFLRIYEIVIAERVEEIQITPEEKL, encoded by the coding sequence ATGCTGCAAAGTAAGTATTTTCGGACCTGTCTGTCCATTATCGCCTTCTTAACGATTCTCTATCTGGGTTCAAAGGTTTTCTTTCTGTTTAATCCTGTGCTGGCGATTCTAAATCTGCTGCTGGTGCCAATGATGCTGTCGGGATTCATGTATTATCTGCTGCGGCCGCTCGTAAAGTTTCTGGAGAAGCATAATCTGAACCGGGCACTGTCTATTCTGTTAATCTATCTCGTGTTCATCGGCCTGTTCGTGCTCTTCTGGATCCTCGTCTGGCCAACGCTGCGCGAGCAATTCCAGAATTTTATCGACAATATGCCTTACCTTGTCCAAGGAATACAAGATCAATTAAACAAGCTGCAGAGCAATCCTACCTTCTCGCGCTTTTTCAAAGGGGATACCGATCTTTCGGTGAGAGTCTCTGAATATTTGAGCAATGGCGTTACGTGGGTGACCAACTCCATGTCCAATCTTATCGGCGTCATCTCCAGCATTGTCGTCATTATAGCCACGCTGCCGGTCATTCTGTATTACATGCTCAAAGACGGGCATAAGCTGTCGCCGATTCTGCAAAGCCTGATTCCACGGAAATACCGCAAGGAGGGCCAGGTTATTCTGGAGGATATTGACAGTGCGCTGAGCGGTTTTATCGTTACCCGTGTGCTGCTGAATGTTGTCCTTGGCATCATGCTGTATATCGGTTTTTTAATTATCGGGTTGCCCTATTCACTGCTGCTCGCAGTCATCTCCATACCGCTCAACTTCATTCCTTATGTCGGTTCGCTGCTTGCCGCTGTACCGGTGGTTATCGTCGGATTCATCGAATCTCCATCGATGGCGATCTGGTCGCTCGTTATTATAGTCATTGCCCAGCAAATTCAGGATAATGTACTCTCTCCGATCATTTACGGTAAATCGCTGGATGTGCATCCGCTAACCACGGTTGTCCTTGTGCTGGTGGGTGGAGACTTCTTCGGGATTATCGGGGTATTGATTGCTCTGCCGGTCTACATGATTGCCAAAATCATCTTTTTGCGGATCTACGAGATTGTCATTGCAGAAAGGGTGGAGGAAATTCAGATCACCCCAGAGGAGAAGCTGTAG
- a CDS encoding uracil-DNA glycosylase yields the protein MFGNDWDEVLQQETEKPYFQELLNTLDAEYGEYTVYPPKDLLFSALKLTPYSKTRVVILGQDPYHGAGQAHGLSFSVKPGVRIPPSLRNIYQELHNDTGVTAPNHGSLLHWAEEGVLMLNTVLTVREGQPNSHKGLGWETFTGAIMEKLNERTEPVVFILWGSHAQQKGANIDRSRHKIIQSPHPSPFSAHRGFLGSRPFSQANQFLESHGLKGIDWSIPNV from the coding sequence ATGTTCGGCAACGATTGGGATGAGGTACTGCAGCAGGAAACAGAGAAACCCTATTTTCAGGAGCTGCTTAACACGTTAGATGCGGAGTACGGCGAATATACGGTCTACCCGCCGAAGGATTTGCTGTTCTCGGCACTCAAGCTGACGCCTTACAGCAAGACGCGGGTCGTTATACTGGGACAGGACCCTTATCATGGAGCGGGCCAGGCTCACGGGTTAAGCTTTTCAGTGAAGCCCGGGGTGCGGATTCCGCCTTCACTGCGCAATATATATCAGGAGCTGCATAACGATACAGGGGTAACGGCTCCGAATCATGGCTCATTGCTGCATTGGGCCGAAGAAGGCGTGCTGATGCTTAATACAGTCTTAACTGTACGTGAAGGACAACCCAATTCTCATAAAGGACTGGGCTGGGAGACATTTACCGGTGCCATTATGGAGAAGCTGAATGAACGGACAGAGCCGGTCGTATTTATCCTCTGGGGCAGCCATGCCCAGCAAAAAGGGGCCAACATTGACCGGAGCCGTCATAAGATCATTCAGTCTCCGCATCCTAGTCCGTTCTCCGCACACCGCGGATTTTTAGGCAGCCGGCCTTTTTCACAGGCAAATCAATTTTTGGAGTCACATGGTTTGAAAGGAATAGATTGGTCCATACCGAATGTATAG
- the rnhA gene encoding ribonuclease H, whose protein sequence is MAKQKYYVVWEGKQPGVYSTWAECQAQTDHYTGAKYKSYESKAAADTAYKAGWKGNWGTGAAASGGAKGKPASPWSRSASVPTSEEIDYDSISVDVGTRGNPGPVEYKGVDTQTGDIIFSCGPIKKGTNNLGEFLAIVHALALLKKEGSSKTVYSDSVNAMKWVKQKKVATTLARDASTEEIWTLIDRAEHWLRTNTYDNKVLKWQTKEWGEIKADYGRK, encoded by the coding sequence ATGGCAAAACAGAAATATTATGTAGTATGGGAAGGCAAGCAGCCGGGAGTATATAGCACTTGGGCAGAATGCCAGGCCCAGACCGATCATTACACGGGGGCCAAATACAAGTCCTATGAGTCTAAGGCAGCAGCAGATACCGCCTATAAGGCAGGCTGGAAAGGCAATTGGGGAACTGGTGCTGCAGCATCCGGAGGGGCTAAGGGCAAACCGGCAAGCCCGTGGAGCCGGAGCGCTTCCGTTCCGACGTCGGAGGAGATTGATTACGACAGTATCTCTGTGGATGTCGGTACACGGGGCAACCCGGGTCCGGTAGAATATAAGGGCGTGGATACCCAGACCGGGGACATTATCTTCTCCTGCGGTCCGATTAAGAAAGGCACGAACAATCTTGGAGAGTTCCTGGCGATCGTTCACGCGCTGGCGCTGTTGAAAAAAGAGGGCAGCAGCAAGACCGTTTACAGCGATTCCGTCAATGCCATGAAATGGGTCAAGCAGAAGAAGGTAGCCACAACACTGGCGCGGGATGCTTCAACAGAGGAGATCTGGACGCTGATTGACCGGGCAGAACACTGGCTGCGGACGAATACCTATGACAATAAGGTCCTGAAATGGCAGACCAAGGAGTGGGGCGAGATCAAGGCGGATTACGGGCGGAAATAG
- a CDS encoding TetR/AcrR family transcriptional regulator — protein MARSKEFDVDNVLGKAMTIFWQQGYEKTSMQDLVSGMGIHKRSMYDTFGDKHTLYMKVIDRYAEIFSSKMENRVEGLSSAKEAIRLLFEMAVLREEIEPKGCLLVNTAVELSNLDPDAAAKVNDAFLHTERLFERLLRHGQESGELQRSYEPADMAAYLHNVLVGLRVMVKMTQDRSKLQNIIDTALKVLD, from the coding sequence ATGGCTAGAAGCAAGGAGTTTGATGTTGACAACGTACTCGGAAAGGCAATGACGATCTTCTGGCAGCAAGGTTATGAGAAAACCTCCATGCAGGACCTGGTTTCCGGTATGGGAATCCATAAACGGAGCATGTACGATACCTTTGGCGATAAGCATACTTTATATATGAAAGTGATAGACCGTTATGCAGAAATCTTTTCTTCCAAGATGGAGAACCGGGTCGAAGGGCTGTCCTCCGCCAAGGAGGCTATCCGGCTGTTGTTTGAAATGGCCGTACTCCGGGAAGAGATTGAACCGAAAGGGTGCCTGCTCGTCAATACTGCGGTGGAGCTTTCCAATCTGGATCCGGATGCGGCAGCCAAGGTGAATGATGCTTTCCTGCACACTGAGCGGCTCTTCGAGCGTTTGCTGCGGCACGGACAGGAGAGCGGAGAGCTTCAGCGGAGCTATGAACCGGCTGATATGGCAGCCTATCTTCACAACGTGCTGGTAGGCTTGCGTGTTATGGTCAAAATGACACAGGATCGGAGCAAACTGCAGAATATCATCGATACTGCGCTCAAGGTGCTGGATTGA
- a CDS encoding metallophosphoesterase: MHSPVRRLLLSILLSLVLLLLSCSRQAAEQNPVFRIQSGQHIKLLTTTDTHYLSPRLTDNGPAFSRFLAAGDGKQVTYSDETLDTLEYDIGLQQPSAVIISGDLTLNGEKASHQDFAKHLQSIEQRTGTRVYVIPGNHDVQNPWARSFEGERQIPVDSVSPKVFRSIYGAFGYEEAVLSDKDSLSYLAAPSDDLWLLMLDTSQYRSNKKLGHPQLDGQLSASTLKWIDDCGRLAADSGAHILAVMHHSLLDHSEFIQDGFTINDNNQVIETLVRNGITTVYSGHIHIQDIRKYSAEGTDIYDIAESALSVYPHQYGVLTYSPADQTLDYSTSRLNVELWAKAAGSTDSNLLHFNTYSEEAFRKLSADRSYARLSQDSRYANYTTTQLQAMADVVGKLNEIYFAGTADSDHAAVLASEGYGLWQDAPASGLRSYVMGMAKLEQKDNHHLQVKLTGR, translated from the coding sequence ATGCATTCGCCAGTACGCCGACTGCTTCTATCGATCCTGCTGTCTTTAGTGCTCCTTCTCTTGTCATGCAGCAGACAGGCAGCGGAGCAGAATCCGGTATTCCGGATTCAGTCCGGCCAGCATATAAAACTTCTCACGACAACAGATACACATTATTTATCCCCTCGACTAACCGATAACGGCCCGGCTTTCAGCCGTTTTCTGGCTGCGGGGGACGGTAAACAGGTCACCTACAGCGACGAAACGCTGGATACCCTGGAATACGATATCGGACTTCAGCAGCCGTCGGCAGTCATTATCAGCGGAGACCTGACCCTTAACGGGGAAAAAGCCAGCCATCAGGACTTTGCCAAGCACCTGCAGTCTATTGAGCAGCGCACCGGTACACGGGTCTATGTGATCCCCGGTAATCACGATGTGCAGAACCCTTGGGCCCGGAGCTTCGAAGGAGAGCGGCAAATTCCTGTGGACTCCGTCTCCCCCAAAGTATTCCGCAGCATTTACGGTGCTTTCGGTTATGAAGAAGCGGTGTTATCGGATAAAGATTCGCTAAGTTACCTGGCTGCCCCTTCGGATGACCTCTGGCTCCTGATGCTCGATACCAGCCAATACCGGAGCAATAAAAAACTGGGCCACCCCCAGCTGGACGGCCAGCTGTCTGCATCCACGCTGAAATGGATTGATGATTGCGGCAGACTTGCGGCAGACAGCGGAGCGCATATCCTAGCGGTCATGCATCACAGCCTGCTCGACCACAGTGAATTCATTCAGGACGGCTTCACGATTAATGACAATAATCAGGTCATCGAAACGCTTGTCCGGAACGGCATTACCACTGTTTACAGTGGACACATCCATATTCAGGATATCCGCAAGTACAGTGCAGAGGGTACGGATATCTATGATATTGCTGAAAGCGCGCTCTCCGTCTACCCGCATCAATATGGTGTTCTAACCTATTCTCCCGCAGATCAGACACTTGATTACAGCACCTCCAGGCTGAATGTGGAGCTGTGGGCAAAAGCAGCAGGAAGCACAGATTCAAACCTGCTTCACTTCAATACTTACAGCGAAGAGGCATTCCGGAAGCTGTCCGCGGACCGGAGCTATGCGCGTTTATCACAGGACAGCCGTTATGCCAACTATACGACCACCCAGCTCCAGGCCATGGCTGACGTTGTCGGTAAGCTCAATGAAATTTATTTTGCCGGGACAGCAGATTCGGATCATGCAGCCGTTCTTGCCTCGGAAGGCTACGGTCTCTGGCAGGACGCACCGGCAAGCGGATTACGGAGTTATGTTATGGGCATGGCTAAGCTAGAACAAAAGGATAATCATCACCTGCAGGTAAAATTAACCGGCCGGTAG
- a CDS encoding manganese catalase family protein: MFKRMDEIMIEIPDVEKPDPNAAAAVQELLGGKFGEMSTLNNYLYQSFNFRSKEKLKPFYDLVMSITAEELGHVELVSHAVNKCLRGSTEYKKPDSTPLDAVKDARLSYHFLAGAQGAMPFDSMGNPWTGANVFNSGNLVEDLLHNFFLECGARTHKMKVYEMTDHPAARAVVGFLLVRGGVHVVAYAKALEIATGVNVTKLVPVPSLSNKSFTEAKKYEEKGVHTKLYTWSDQDFSSIDQIWKGTHPEDGLPLEVIAGAPKGVPIPEAPESKEEFAPGISAEDFKEIARRLKMAGNITD, translated from the coding sequence ATGTTCAAACGCATGGATGAAATCATGATTGAGATCCCCGATGTCGAGAAGCCGGACCCGAATGCTGCAGCAGCCGTACAGGAGCTTTTAGGCGGTAAGTTCGGAGAAATGTCCACCCTCAACAATTATCTGTACCAGTCCTTTAATTTCCGCTCCAAAGAAAAGCTGAAGCCCTTCTACGATCTGGTGATGAGTATTACCGCCGAGGAGCTGGGGCATGTGGAGCTGGTCTCCCACGCGGTAAATAAATGCCTTAGAGGATCCACCGAATATAAAAAACCGGATTCCACTCCCCTGGATGCCGTAAAGGATGCCCGCTTATCGTATCATTTCCTGGCCGGGGCACAGGGTGCCATGCCATTTGACTCGATGGGTAATCCCTGGACCGGTGCCAATGTCTTCAACAGCGGCAATCTTGTAGAGGACCTGCTGCATAATTTCTTCCTCGAATGCGGGGCAAGAACACATAAAATGAAAGTCTATGAAATGACTGATCATCCGGCTGCCCGCGCGGTCGTCGGTTTCCTGCTGGTCCGCGGCGGCGTCCATGTTGTGGCTTACGCCAAGGCGCTGGAAATCGCTACAGGCGTGAACGTGACCAAGCTGGTGCCGGTTCCGTCATTAAGCAATAAATCCTTCACCGAAGCCAAGAAATACGAGGAAAAAGGCGTTCATACGAAGCTATACACCTGGAGTGACCAGGATTTCAGCTCCATTGACCAGATCTGGAAAGGCACTCATCCGGAGGATGGGCTCCCGCTTGAAGTTATCGCCGGCGCACCAAAGGGCGTACCGATTCCTGAAGCCCCTGAATCCAAAGAAGAGTTCGCACCCGGCATTTCTGCCGAAGACTTTAAGGAAATAGCCAGACGGCTTAAAATGGCCGGCAACATTACGGACTAG